A window of Caldicellulosiruptoraceae bacterium PP1 contains these coding sequences:
- a CDS encoding NHL repeat-containing protein translates to MKKKFILAFLILILLLQTTVSAFAGISYFTFTSNNRGEIFFTQTGYVPVGIIDGYNIYEKGSDGKEYQVPLLQPEDIYIDSNDDLYIADSGNSRVVVFDDEGNLKKIIGKGVLGVPKGVFVDDQFNIYVADTMNEEVYKFDREGNLLKEYKKPISMLYGDKTPYKPTKVIVDKRGDLYITSDGTYQGLVHLSSDGDFMGFFGGNKLGFDLIWYLKKLFYTKDQKSRVEKRLPMSISNAAIDSEGLIYTCTAGLETEEIKKLNIAGKNLLQSKSYWIRFNNLADSSSSFIDLAVDNIGNIYAIDSVQATIYVFDRDGNTLFVFSGLDLGNQRLGLMKSPSGIAVSSDGRIYVTDKERNNIQVFKPTEFALLIKQAIALYLDGKYLKSEKPWHEILRQNNMFDLAHDGIGMVAMKKHDYQKAMNEFRISFNVKGFSNAYWEVRRQWMLKYFGVTLIIFIFLVIFYIFYKKKIRKTQRFLKLKEKVSSRIKNRIISEILFAKRLMRHPIDGYWELKREGKASVASATIILLIIIILRLFELYQTNFIFSEVNIRTLNILNEVYKIVLPLFAWIISNYLVSAINDGEGKFRHVYIGTIYALSPYLLLSLPIAIISKGLTLVEESVYSFLHNGMYVWCGILLFFKVKEIHNYELGETVKNIIYTIVGIIIIAIVLFILFGLSNQLWDFIYSLIQEVRIRD, encoded by the coding sequence ATGAAAAAAAAGTTTATTTTAGCTTTTTTGATTTTAATTTTATTATTGCAGACTACAGTTAGTGCTTTTGCGGGGATATCATATTTTACATTTACCTCAAACAATAGAGGAGAGATATTTTTTACACAAACTGGTTATGTTCCAGTTGGAATTATTGATGGATATAATATCTATGAAAAAGGCAGTGATGGGAAAGAATATCAAGTTCCTTTACTTCAGCCAGAGGATATTTATATAGATTCAAATGATGATTTATACATAGCAGATAGCGGAAATTCACGTGTAGTAGTTTTTGACGATGAAGGTAATTTAAAGAAAATCATAGGTAAAGGTGTTTTAGGAGTTCCCAAAGGTGTATTTGTTGATGATCAATTTAATATATATGTTGCAGATACAATGAATGAAGAAGTATATAAATTTGACAGAGAAGGTAACTTACTAAAAGAATACAAAAAGCCTATATCAATGTTATATGGGGATAAAACACCATATAAACCCACAAAAGTAATTGTAGATAAAAGAGGAGATTTATATATTACAAGTGATGGTACCTACCAAGGGCTTGTCCATTTAAGCTCTGATGGAGATTTTATGGGTTTTTTTGGTGGGAATAAACTTGGATTTGATCTTATTTGGTATTTGAAAAAGCTTTTTTATACAAAAGATCAAAAATCAAGAGTTGAAAAAAGACTACCTATGTCTATTTCAAATGCAGCTATAGATAGCGAAGGGCTAATATATACTTGCACAGCAGGTCTTGAAACTGAGGAGATAAAAAAGCTTAATATTGCAGGAAAAAATTTGTTACAATCTAAAAGTTATTGGATTAGATTCAATAATTTAGCTGATAGTAGTTCGAGTTTTATAGATTTGGCTGTTGATAATATTGGTAATATTTATGCAATTGATTCTGTTCAAGCAACCATATATGTATTTGATAGAGATGGAAACACTTTGTTTGTTTTTTCCGGATTAGATTTGGGAAATCAACGTCTTGGACTTATGAAGTCACCGTCAGGAATAGCAGTTTCATCTGATGGTAGAATATATGTAACTGATAAGGAAAGAAACAACATACAAGTATTTAAACCAACAGAGTTTGCACTATTAATCAAACAAGCAATAGCACTTTATTTGGATGGTAAATATCTAAAGAGTGAAAAGCCTTGGCATGAGATTTTAAGACAAAATAACATGTTTGATTTAGCCCATGATGGAATTGGTATGGTAGCCATGAAAAAACATGACTATCAAAAAGCTATGAATGAATTTAGAATTTCTTTCAATGTAAAAGGATTTTCTAATGCTTATTGGGAAGTTAGAAGACAGTGGATGCTAAAATATTTTGGAGTAACATTAATTATATTTATATTTCTTGTTATTTTTTATATTTTTTATAAGAAAAAGATACGAAAAACTCAAAGGTTTTTAAAGTTAAAAGAAAAAGTATCAAGTAGAATTAAAAATAGAATAATTAGTGAAATACTATTTGCTAAGCGTTTGATGAGACATCCTATTGATGGATATTGGGAACTTAAAAGAGAAGGTAAAGCCTCAGTAGCTTCTGCAACAATAATATTATTAATTATTATTATTTTAAGGTTATTTGAATTATATCAGACAAATTTTATTTTCAGTGAGGTTAATATCAGAACATTAAATATTTTAAATGAAGTTTATAAAATAGTATTACCATTATTTGCATGGATTATATCCAATTATTTAGTTAGTGCTATAAATGATGGTGAAGGTAAATTTAGGCATGTTTATATAGGGACAATATATGCACTATCACCATATTTATTATTATCTTTACCAATTGCAATAATTTCAAAAGGCTTAACATTAGTTGAAGAATCTGTATATAGCTTTCTTCATAATGGTATGTATGTCTGGTGTGGAATATTGCTTTTCTTTAAGGTAAAAGAGATTCATAACTATGAATTAGGTGAAACAGTAAAAAATATCATCTATACAATAGTAGGAATAATTATTATTGCAATTGTACTATTTATATTATTTGGTCTTTCTAATCAATTATGGGATTTCATATACTCACTTATACAGGAGGTAAGAATCCGTGACTAA
- a CDS encoding DUF5696 domain-containing protein has product MTKRYFVFILILTILITPLLTTAKTENVEYLTNWYTQTDDLSKVNNAIKISKEFLKVADTNSLELYVNPKTLQILIKNKKTNYIFSSQPSEQQLKGEQLNQEWQNAIKSPFIIQYFNDEGTLNVSNVLSENGYVKQFRKINNGFQAEILLKNLKISIKYSITIKDSQLVLSINHNDIKELGSVKISTIQPYPFLGATKKAMIPGYIFIPDGSGALIRFQNFHPNYDEPYVGDVYSADKAITSNYSMSFGEEMIHIPVFGMVHGIKQNAFLAIIDQGKYNAQIVAYPSGVNTNFYWVSPRFIIRYGYFQPTSKNMGGVNTYQKEKNTEDIKINYYFLSNADADYVGMAKQYRNYLIEKKILKKNSSFNNDLKIELLMADSEPGLLGDKVVTMTTFKQAENILRILKSNKINNFQVVLKGWNKLGLHGKWPNKFPYEKSLGTKEDLNSLLNYSKKENIPLFFYDNYTLAYDGSLSFSLRNDTVRKITNEILQLPLFLIEQTEIFGDSKDIYYISPKKALDLAKRDLKWFNDYKIQNLAIDRLGYELFSDYNKKYNTKRKDAVSIYRNLIDYYRSKDINIALYKPFDYLFDKIDVFYDMPIHSSQYTYSTDTVPFLEIVLHGFVTYYAKYSNFFENPQEELLRLIDYGCYPSFIVTNEQSWKLKYSPSNNIYTSYYKDWLDDIIYQYSFVKKALENVKQATIEDRKVIDVGIVEIRYSNNYKIYINYTSKQYNYKNISIKPKNFVVVKG; this is encoded by the coding sequence GTGACTAAACGATATTTTGTATTTATTCTTATTTTAACTATATTGATAACACCATTGTTAACAACTGCAAAAACAGAAAATGTTGAATATCTTACCAATTGGTATACTCAAACAGATGATTTATCAAAAGTAAATAATGCAATAAAAATATCCAAAGAATTTCTAAAGGTTGCTGACACAAATAGCTTAGAACTTTATGTTAATCCGAAAACATTACAAATCTTGATTAAAAACAAAAAGACTAACTATATTTTTTCATCACAACCATCAGAACAACAACTTAAAGGGGAACAATTAAATCAAGAATGGCAAAATGCAATAAAGTCACCATTTATCATTCAATATTTCAATGATGAAGGAACACTAAATGTAAGTAATGTTTTATCTGAGAATGGATATGTAAAACAATTTAGAAAAATAAATAATGGGTTTCAAGCTGAAATTCTGCTTAAAAATTTAAAAATCTCAATTAAATATAGTATTACAATTAAAGATAGTCAGTTAGTATTATCAATAAATCATAATGATATTAAAGAATTAGGAAGTGTAAAAATATCAACAATTCAGCCTTATCCTTTTTTAGGTGCTACTAAAAAGGCTATGATACCAGGTTATATTTTTATACCCGATGGATCTGGTGCATTAATTAGATTTCAGAATTTTCATCCCAACTATGATGAACCATATGTTGGTGATGTTTATTCTGCTGATAAAGCTATAACAAGTAATTACTCTATGTCTTTTGGTGAAGAAATGATTCATATACCTGTATTTGGGATGGTGCATGGAATTAAACAGAACGCTTTTCTTGCTATAATTGATCAAGGAAAATATAATGCACAAATTGTTGCATATCCAAGTGGTGTTAATACTAATTTTTATTGGGTTTCGCCGAGATTTATTATTAGATATGGATATTTTCAACCTACAAGTAAAAATATGGGTGGTGTAAATACATACCAAAAGGAAAAAAACACAGAAGATATAAAAATAAATTATTATTTTTTATCAAATGCTGATGCAGATTATGTTGGAATGGCAAAGCAGTATAGAAATTATCTAATTGAGAAAAAAATACTGAAGAAAAATAGTTCGTTTAACAATGATTTAAAGATTGAATTATTAATGGCTGATAGTGAACCTGGTTTATTGGGTGATAAGGTTGTTACAATGACCACATTTAAACAGGCTGAAAATATTTTGAGGATATTGAAAAGCAACAAAATAAACAATTTTCAGGTTGTTCTAAAAGGGTGGAACAAATTAGGACTACATGGTAAATGGCCCAATAAATTCCCTTACGAAAAAAGCCTTGGAACTAAAGAGGATTTAAATAGTTTATTAAATTATAGCAAAAAAGAGAACATTCCATTATTTTTTTACGATAATTATACATTAGCCTATGATGGTTCATTAAGCTTCAGCTTAAGAAATGATACAGTAAGGAAAATAACAAATGAGATACTTCAGCTTCCATTGTTTCTTATTGAACAAACAGAAATTTTTGGAGATTCTAAAGATATTTATTATATAAGTCCTAAAAAGGCATTAGATCTAGCAAAAAGAGACTTGAAATGGTTTAATGATTATAAAATACAAAACCTTGCAATTGATAGATTAGGATATGAACTTTTTTCAGATTACAATAAAAAATACAATACTAAAAGAAAAGATGCAGTTAGTATCTATAGAAACTTAATCGATTATTACAGAAGTAAAGATATTAATATAGCTCTATACAAGCCGTTTGATTACTTGTTCGACAAGATTGATGTTTTTTATGATATGCCTATTCACTCATCACAATATACTTACTCTACTGATACAGTACCATTTTTAGAAATTGTATTACATGGATTTGTTACCTATTATGCAAAATATTCCAACTTTTTTGAAAATCCTCAAGAGGAATTATTAAGGCTAATTGATTATGGCTGCTATCCTTCTTTTATAGTAACAAATGAGCAATCATGGAAGCTTAAATATTCGCCATCAAACAATATATATACATCATATTATAAAGATTGGTTAGACGATATTATATATCAATATTCATTTGTAAAAAAAGCTCTTGAAAATGTTAAACAAGCTACAATTGAAGACAGAAAAGTTATAGATGTTGGAATTGTAGAGATAAGATATAGTAATAATTACAAGATATATATAAATTATACATCTAAACAGTATAACTATAAAAATATAAGTATAAAGCCTAAGAACTTTGTTGTTGTAAAGGGGTGA
- a CDS encoding carbohydrate ABC transporter permease → MKKRYKLNHRRREAITGFLFISPWILGFLMFMMYPIYFSLKMSFSKVYITTNGVDTQPIGFDNYKYAFLSDPDFVEKLLNFIKFTVIAVPIIVIFALFVALLINQPIRFRGVFRAIFFLPVVITSGEVMNELFSQGAASLPMLNKYGIINFIRMSLSPAWAGPIINIMQQFILILWYSGVQILIFLAGLQKVNKQTFEAAAIDGASPWEMFWKIILPVVKPFILINIIYSIIDIFVYTSNDVIIMIKDNMFKVATGYGYASALAWIYFSIIFVILIIVLLIFSRKEEYFKIEKNG, encoded by the coding sequence ATGAAAAAAAGATATAAACTGAATCATAGAAGAAGAGAAGCAATAACAGGTTTTTTATTTATTTCTCCTTGGATTTTAGGGTTTCTAATGTTTATGATGTATCCTATTTATTTTTCACTTAAAATGAGTTTTAGTAAGGTATATATAACAACTAATGGGGTTGATACACAACCTATTGGCTTTGACAATTACAAATATGCATTTTTATCTGATCCTGATTTTGTTGAGAAACTTTTAAATTTTATTAAATTTACAGTTATTGCAGTCCCCATAATTGTTATATTTGCATTATTTGTTGCTTTACTTATTAATCAACCAATAAGGTTTAGAGGAGTTTTTAGAGCTATATTCTTTCTTCCAGTTGTTATAACAAGTGGTGAGGTAATGAATGAACTTTTCAGCCAAGGAGCTGCAAGCTTACCTATGCTAAATAAATATGGAATTATCAATTTTATTAGAATGTCATTAAGTCCTGCATGGGCAGGTCCTATAATAAACATAATGCAACAGTTTATTTTAATTCTTTGGTATTCAGGTGTTCAAATATTAATCTTTTTAGCAGGGCTTCAAAAGGTTAATAAACAAACATTTGAGGCAGCAGCAATAGATGGTGCATCACCATGGGAGATGTTCTGGAAAATAATACTTCCAGTTGTAAAACCGTTTATATTAATAAACATTATTTATTCAATTATTGATATTTTTGTATATACAAGTAATGATGTAATAATTATGATAAAAGATAATATGTTTAAGGTGGCAACTGGTTATGGCTATGCATCAGCACTTGCTTGGATTTATTTTTCAATAATTTTTGTAATCTTGATAATTGTTTTATTGATTTTTAGTCGAAAAGAGGAATATTTCAAAATTGAAAAGAATGGCTAA
- a CDS encoding carbohydrate ABC transporter permease — translation MKNITFAKKTNFFLKHINFDKIKIALLGRQGNDGIIFKTIVYYLLISVGFIYLYPILFIVSQSFKSLEDLLDPTVVWMPRRLYLQNYIRAFYSLKYIETLAVTMINSFSPAIIQMFSCALVGYGFARFRFPFKNILFGIVLFTFIIPTQVIMIPLFITFFKLNLLGSPLPNIIQAIFAGGLKSALFILIYRQFFTTIPPSLIESAKIDGANELKIFYKIVLPISIPAMVVVFLFSLVWHWNETYMTSLFLGDKLTTLPLKLQTLNDEYSRLYLSGSVRQRIDINESIRLAATMLIILPLLILYLFAQKWFVEGIERTGITGE, via the coding sequence ATGAAAAATATTACTTTTGCAAAGAAAACCAATTTCTTTTTAAAACATATAAATTTTGATAAAATAAAAATAGCTTTACTCGGTAGGCAGGGAAATGATGGTATTATTTTTAAAACTATTGTATACTATCTTTTAATAAGCGTTGGTTTTATATATTTATATCCTATTTTATTTATTGTCTCGCAAAGTTTTAAAAGTTTAGAAGACCTACTTGATCCTACTGTGGTTTGGATGCCAAGAAGATTATACTTGCAAAACTATATAAGAGCATTTTATTCGCTTAAATATATTGAAACACTTGCAGTAACTATGATTAACTCATTTAGCCCAGCAATTATACAAATGTTTTCTTGTGCATTAGTTGGATATGGATTTGCAAGATTTAGATTTCCGTTTAAAAATATTCTTTTTGGCATAGTATTATTTACATTTATTATACCTACTCAGGTTATTATGATACCTTTATTTATAACATTTTTTAAACTTAATTTATTAGGATCGCCTCTTCCAAATATAATACAAGCTATATTTGCTGGAGGACTCAAAAGTGCCCTATTTATTCTAATTTATAGACAGTTTTTTACAACAATACCTCCATCACTAATTGAATCTGCCAAAATAGACGGTGCAAATGAATTAAAGATTTTTTATAAAATAGTTTTACCTATATCTATACCTGCTATGGTTGTTGTATTTTTGTTTTCTCTGGTTTGGCATTGGAATGAAACATATATGACATCCTTGTTTTTGGGAGATAAACTTACTACACTTCCATTAAAGTTACAAACACTTAATGATGAATATTCAAGATTATATCTATCTGGTAGTGTAAGGCAAAGGATTGATATTAATGAATCTATAAGATTAGCTGCTACAATGCTAATTATATTACCTCTACTAATTTTATATTTGTTTGCTCAAAAATGGTTTGTTGAGGGAATAGAGAGGACAGGAATTACAGGAGAATAA
- a CDS encoding LacI family DNA-binding transcriptional regulator — translation MVTIHDVAKKAGVSITTVSWVINEKGNISDETRQKVWKAIDELNYVPSFSAQYLKKKKTETIGLILSELAGYFYSELIRGIEDTLIKYDEYSMLACSANKRTINTAIDFFTRKRYDGYILYSPLIKDEIIKRTAHRQLPVVVLDRLISDKYIFNILINNRSGIQEALEHISKKGYKKLGIVKGRDSFDSNERFHAIIEFKEKYGFIIKDEWITESKFTKISGYELGNYYYNLSDKPEVIFCLNDESAIGLMQRLREYGVIIPRDIGIVGFDDIEISRYLNPSLSTVKRPMYDIGTLAVEMLFECFNGKNYEQTIRLDTSFVERESI, via the coding sequence ATGGTTACCATACACGACGTAGCAAAAAAAGCAGGAGTATCTATAACAACTGTATCTTGGGTAATAAATGAAAAAGGCAATATCAGTGACGAAACAAGACAAAAGGTATGGAAAGCAATTGATGAACTAAACTATGTCCCAAGCTTTAGTGCACAATATCTAAAAAAGAAAAAAACTGAGACGATTGGGCTTATTCTTTCGGAATTAGCTGGTTATTTCTACTCAGAACTTATTAGAGGAATTGAAGATACATTGATAAAATATGACGAGTATTCAATGCTTGCATGCAGTGCTAATAAGAGAACAATTAATACTGCAATTGATTTTTTCACAAGAAAAAGATATGACGGATATATCCTATATTCTCCTCTTATAAAAGATGAGATAATAAAAAGAACAGCTCATAGGCAACTACCTGTTGTTGTATTAGATAGACTAATATCAGATAAATATATTTTCAATATACTAATTAATAATAGAAGCGGTATACAAGAGGCCCTAGAACATATAAGTAAAAAGGGCTATAAAAAGTTAGGTATTGTTAAAGGAAGAGATTCATTTGATTCTAATGAAAGATTTCATGCCATTATTGAATTTAAAGAAAAATATGGCTTTATTATTAAAGATGAATGGATAACAGAATCAAAATTCACTAAAATAAGTGGTTATGAACTTGGCAATTATTATTACAATTTATCAGATAAGCCTGAGGTTATATTTTGCTTAAATGATGAAAGTGCAATTGGCCTAATGCAAAGATTAAGAGAATATGGTGTTATAATACCAAGAGATATTGGTATTGTAGGCTTTGATGATATTGAAATTTCAAGGTATCTTAACCCTTCATTAAGTACAGTTAAAAGGCCTATGTATGATATAGGAACATTAGCAGTTGAGATGCTTTTTGAATGCTTCAATGGGAAAAATTATGAACAAACAATTAGATTAGATACAAGTTTTGTAGAAAGAGAATCAATTTAA